One window of the Salvia splendens isolate huo1 chromosome 1, SspV2, whole genome shotgun sequence genome contains the following:
- the LOC121801061 gene encoding leucine-rich repeat extensin-like protein 6, which translates to MKIPSPLLLIILTLILCITNPSHQQKPYFPNPRLSNALIALQAWKHTITDDPKNITATWHGHDVCTYTGVYCAPAPDDPHTTTVAGIDLNHARLSGTLPEELGLLTDLALFHLNSNRFTGTLPASFRHLRLLFELDVSNNLFSGDFPAVVLCLPELKFLDIRYNQFSGDVPDDLFDLKLDALFINNNRFKLNLPKNLGNSTVSVLVIANNDIRGCLPAGIGEMAATLNEIILMNAGLRGCLPEEIGMLTKLTVFDVSENDLVGSLPESMGNMKSLEQLNVAGNRLSGQIPASICSLPRLENFTYSDNYFCGEDHSCLKLKDKDDTKNCIPYRPNQRSSQECHDFYSHPVDCGSFGCSRRSPPPPPPPPPPPPPPPPPPPPPPYHYYP; encoded by the coding sequence ATGAAAATCCCATCACCATTACTACTAATCATCCTCACACTAATCCTCTGCATCACTAATCCATCTCACCAACAAAAACCCTACTTCCCAAACCCTAGACTCTCCAATGCCTTGATAGCCCTCCAAGCTTGGAAGCACACCATCACCGATGACCCCAAAAACATCACCGCCACGTGGCACGGCCACGACGTCTGCACCTACACCGGCGTCTACTGCGCCCCCGCCCCCGACGACCCCCACACCACCACCGTCGCCGGCATAGACCTCAACCACGCCCGACTCTCCGGCACACTCCCCGAGGAGCTCGGCCTACTAACCGACCTCGCGCTCTTCCACCTCAACTCCAACCGGTTCACGGGCACCCTCCCCGCCTCCTTCCGCCACCTCCGCCTCCTCTTCGAGCTCGACGTCAGCAACAACTTATTTTCCGGCGACTTTCCGGCGGTCGTCCTCTGCCTCCCGGAGCTCAAATTCCTCGACATCCGGTACAATCAATTCTCCGGCGACGTCCCCGACGACCTATTCGATCTAAAACTCGACGCGCTCTTCATAAACAACAACCGCTTCAAGCTCAATCTGCCTAAAAACCTCGGCAACTCGACGGTTTCCGTCTTGGTTATCGCGAACAACGACATCCGGGGGTGCCTGCCCGCGGGGATTGGGGAGATGGCGGCGACGCTCAACGAGATAATCCTGATGAACGCCGGCCTCCGCGGCTGCTTGCCGGAGGAGATCGGGATGCTGACGAAGCTGACGGTATTCGACGTCAGCGAGAACGACCTTGTCGGGAGCCTGCCGGAGTCGATGGGGAACATGAAGAGCCTCGAGCAGCTCAACGTCGCCGGAAACAGACTATCCGGCCAGATTCCGGCGAGCATCTGCTCGCTGCCGCGCCTCGAGAACTTCACTTACTCCGATAACTACTTCTGCGGCGAGGATCACTCTTGCTTGAAGCTCAAGGATAAAGATGATACCAAAAATTGCATTCCTTATCGACCTAATCAACGCTCTTCACAAGAATGTCATGATTTCTATTCACACCCCGTCGATTGCGGCTCCTTCGGCTGTTCACGGCGTAGTcctccgccaccaccaccgccgccaccgccacctccaccgccgccgccgccacctccaccgccgccaTACCACTATTATCCTTGA
- the LOC121808842 gene encoding serine/threonine-protein phosphatase 5-like, translating to MGESGGNTAAEISLKDQGNEFFKAGNYLKAAALYTQAIKKDPSNPTLYSNRAAAFLHLVKLNKALVDAEMTISLKPDWEKGYFRKGCVLEALERYDDALAAFQVALKYNTQSSEVSKKIKRLTQLASDKRRAAEVEATRSNVDMKKHLDSLKTELSGKYGDEDSWKEIFSFVVETLETAVKSWHQNSTLDPRTYFLIDKDKTDTEKYAPMVNIDKAFESPHTHNNCFSFLRQYAEDSLSKAACLVVPKNIISYPQVWKGQGSRKWKHGQSDGFFFQFESPLVQKIWFIPCSSEKGQTLCRDPVTLDIGLHEIFPRLFKQA from the exons ATGGGAGAATCTGGAGGAAATACTGCAGCAGAGATTTCACTGAAAGATCAGGGCAATGAGTTCTTCAAAGCAGGGAACTATCTCAAAGCGGCAGCTCTCTACACTCAGGCTATTAAGAAGGATCCATCTAATCCAACTCTTTACAG CAATCGTGCTGCTGCGTTTCTGCATTTGGTAAAACTTAACAAAGCTCTAGTTGATGCAGAAATGACAATCAGTTTAAAACCAGATTGGGAAAAG GGTTATTTCAGGAAGGGATGTGTTTTAGAGGCTTTGGAACGATACGATGAT GCTTTAGCTGCTTTCCAAGTTGCATTGAAGTACAACACGCAAAGTTCTGAGGTGTCCAAAAAAATCAAGAGGCTTACGCAATTGGCAAGCGATAAAAGACGAGCTGCAGAAGTGGAAGCTACAAGATCAAATGTTGATATGAAAAAACATTTGGATTCTCTGAAAACCGAGCTA TCTGGAAAGTATGGAGATGAAGATTCTTGGAAAGAAATCTTCTCATTTGTTGTTGAAACATTGGAGACTGCAGTAAAATCATGGCATCAAAATTCGACCCTGGATCCAAGAACCTATTTCCTGATTGACAAGGATAAAACGGACACTGAAAAATATGCTCCGATGGTTAATATTGATAAG GCATTTGAATCTCCACACACGCACAACAATTGTTTCTCATTCCTCAGGCAGTATGCAGAAGATTCTCTCTCAAAAGCTGCTTGCTTGGTTGTGCCCAAAAATATAATATCTTATCCTCAG GTATGGAAAGGCCAAGGATCAAGAAAATGGAAGCATGGGCAGAGTGACGGTTTCTTTTTCCAATTTGAATCACCACTAGTTCAGAAAATATGGTTTATCCCCTGTTCTAGTGAGAAGGGTCAAACCTTGTGCAG GGACCCTGTGACTTTAGACATTGGTTTGCATGAAATTTTCCCTCGTTTGTTCAAGCAAGCATAG
- the LOC121808834 gene encoding sulfate transporter 3.1-like produces MGNAECEVELQRVEVQLPPTKPFLQTLKSSLKETLFPDDPFKQFNNQPLSRKLVLGFQYFVPILEWAPTYTFHFFKADFIAGITIASLAVPQGISYAGLASLPPVIGLYSSFVPPLIYAMLGSSRDLAVGTVAVPSLLITSMVGKEVNPHENPKLYVQLVFAATFFAGVFQASLGLLRLGLIVDFLSHATIVGFMGGAATVVCLQQLKGILGLVHFTHEADLVSVMRSVFSQIHMWRWESGVLGCCFLFFLFITRYFSKKKAAFFWINALAPLTSVILGSVLVYFTHAEKHGVEIIGHLKQGLNPQSVSELMSTFGSTHLMIAIKTGIVVGVIALAEGIAVGRSFAAFKSYHIDGNKEMIAIGMMNIAGSCTSCYLTTGPFSRTAVNFNAGCKTAVSNIVMATAVMITLLFLTPLFYYTPIVVLSAIIMSAMITLIDYQAAIHLWGIDKFDFIICISAYVGVVFGSVETGLVIAVAISLLRVLLFVARPRTSLMGNIPNSMAYRSIEQYPKAIYIPGILVLNISAPIYFANANYLRERISRWMDEEEEKLKCSQKHDLQYVILDMSAVGSIDTSGISMLEEVKKIANTRSIKLVLANPGGEVIKKLHKSKIIDTIGQEWIYLTVGEAVSDCNIMLQACKPKTKAVECEAADDQV; encoded by the exons ATGGGAAACGCAGAGTGCGAAGTTGAGCTGCAGCGTGTGGAGGTACAGTTACCTCCAACCAAGCCCTTTCTCCAAAccctcaaatcatctctcaaaGAAACACTCTTCCCCGATGATCCCTTCAAGCAGTTCAACAACCAGCCTCTCTCCAGGAAGCTCGTGCTCGGGTTCCAGTACTTCGTCCCCATCCTCGAGTGGGCCCCCACCTACACCTTCCACTTCTTCAAAGCCGACTTCATCGCTGGGATCACCATTGCTAGCCTTGCAGTCCCTCAGGGCATCAGCTACGCCGGTTTGGCCAGCTTGCCCCCGGTTATAGGCTTAT ATTCGAGCTTTGTTCCACCATTGATATACGCAATGCTGGGGAGCTCGAGGGATTTGGCTGTTGGGACCGTGGCAGTGCCGTCGCTACTGATCACATCAATGGTGGGGAAGGAGGTTAATCCTCATGAAAACCCTAAGCTCTATGTGCAGCTGGTTTTTGCTGCAACTTTCTTTGCTGGAGTTTTCCAAGCCTCATTAGGCTTGTTAAG GCTGGGACTTATTGTGGATTTTCTATCACATGCCACCATTGTGGGATTCATGGGTGGGGCAGCCACAGTTGTGTGTTTGCAGCAACTGAAGGGCATTCTTGGATTAGTACACTTCACTCATGAAGCTGATCTTGTCTCAGTCATGAGATCTGTGTTTTCTCAGATACATATG tggagatgggagagtggagtGCTAGGCTGCTGTTTCCTTTTCTTCCTATTCATCACTAGATACTTT AGCAAGAAAAAAGCTGCATTTTTCTGGATAAATGCTTTGGCTCCTCTCACGTCTGTTATATTGGGGAGTGTTTTGGTTTATTTCACACACGCTGAGAAACATGGTGTGGAAATA ATCGGACATCTGAAGCAGGGGCTGAACCCGCAATCAGTGTCTGAGCTGATGTCCACGTTCGGCTCCACACATCTCATGATCGCGATTAAGACAGGAATTGTCGTTGGTGTCATCGCCCTTGCT GAAGGAATAGCAGTAGGAAGAAGTTTTGCAGCATTCAAAAGCTACCACATAGACGGAAACAAAGAGATGATCGCGATTGGAATGATGAACATCGCAGGTTCCTGCACATCTTGCTACTTAACAACTG GTCCGTTCTCTAGGACAGCGGTGAATTTTAATGCAGGATGCAAGACGGCGGTCTCCAACATTGTCATGGCGACCGCAGTGATGATAACCTTACTATTTCTAACACCTTTGTTCTACTACACACCTATTGTTGTGCTATCTGCCATCATTATGTCGGCAATGATCACCCTTATAGACTATCAAGCTGCCATCCACTTGTGGGGAATCGACAAGTTCGATTTTATCATCTGCATAAGCGCATATGTAGGAGTTGTCTTTGGCAGCGTGGAAACTGGACTAGTTATCGCG GTGGCAATATCCCTACTTCGTGTACTATTGTTTGTAGCAAGGCCAAGGACTTCTCTCATGGGTAATATTCCTAATTCCATGGCGTACAGAAGCATTGAACAATACCCAAAAGCAATTTACATTCCAGGGATTCTAGTACTCAATATCAGTGCCCCAATCTACTTTGCCAATGCAAATTACTTAAGAGAAAG GATCTCAAGATGGATGGATGAAGAGGAGGAAAAGCTAAAGTGTTCACAGAAGCATGACCTGCAATACGTAATACTAGATATGAGTG CTGTAGGAAGTATCGATACAAGTGGAATCAGCATGCTCGAAGAAGTAAAGAAAATTGCTAACACTAGAAGCATTAAG CTTGTGTTAGCTAATCCCGGAGGAGAAGTGATTAAGAAGTTACACAAATCAAAGATAATTGATACAATTGGGCAAGAATGGATCTACCTGACAGTTGGAGAAGCTGTAAGCGACTGCAACATCATGCTTCAAGCATGCAAGCCGAAAACTAAGGCAGTTGAATGTGAGGCAGCAGATGATCAAGTTTGA
- the LOC121757696 gene encoding uncharacterized protein LOC121757696 — MKRFNNNGKAVGGSSRPDSFPNGASRRQQPVDRRNFGNSHQSQLEDGEFEVRQPEELHLDDSVSGKLDRLLDRLDKFEVWRADTDRRFQSLEPVISRDAEPPSVFEDGDDWGDKGFRRTRYGDRGNNFRNPSGGFRDSQQAGRGSRGGRGRPGSCWDPPWTRTCWDPPAYRETPRQHPFNEDHGGRHSTTWDSPWGRGDSGRQSPLLSTATTVASQPLLGFNGRSSRATHQPLSSEALWWDRYGSGGEGVRGRRPTAWDNPPQRVDDHTGRLAPTWETARGRHEDDRYSDPPRRIDASERRAAIAQPPAPAVASIPRLGFGDDSSIHGPQQATQPGASSGARYTVKGDGDRGKQPSASVAIEAPSSSTTDLLLQAKDLSVVIAESKQPILKEVNLTVRHGEVHAVMGKNDSGKSTFAKALAGHPDYEVTGGSVMYKGFDLREMESEERATVGLFMSFQSSVEIPGVSNIDFLNMAYNARRRELGLPELGPIEFYGYVAPKLELINMKTDFLNRYVNEGFSGGEKRRNDTSCLSTLGSMDKLFVLGWNFAAHIGCPLLFNDGGDEVRRLVVRCVFDPGGDVSPKSAFNSLRCFVVSTLRTRWILTVGELIRSYILLYLLIHQI, encoded by the coding sequence ATGAAACGATTTAACAACAACGGAAAGGCGGTCGGGGGTTCTTCACGCCCAGATTCGTTCCCGAATGGTGCATCGCGCCGTCAACAGCCTGTTGATCGTCGCAATTTTGGGAACTCGCATCAATCACAGTTGGAAGATGGGGAGTTCGAAGTTCGTCAACCGGAGGAGTTACATCTTGATGACTCGGTGAGTGGTAAGTTGGATCGTTTATTGGATCGCCTCGACAAGTTTGAGGTGTGGAGGGCCGACACAGATCGCCGCTTCCAATCTCTGGAACCGGTAATCTCTCGCGATGCAGAACCGCCGTCGGTTTTCGAGGATGGAGATGATTGGGGGGATAAGGGTTTTAGACGTACACGTTATGGTGACAGGGGAAATAATTTTCGAAACCCTAGTGGGGGATTTCGGGACAGCCAACAGGCAGGGCGGGGAAGCCGCGGAGGCAGGGGCCGTCCGGGGTcttgctgggacccaccatggACTCGtacctgttgggacccaccTGCCTATCGAGAGACACCAAGGCAACACCCCTTCAACGAGGATCACGGGGGAAGACACTCGACGACATGGGACAGCCCTTGGGGGCGAGGCGATTCAGGAAGACAAAGTCCGCTGTTGTCGACAGCAACTACTGTGGCTTCACAGCCCCTGTTAGGGTTCAACGGGCGGTCGTCTAGGGCTACGCATCAGCCGCTAAGTTCTGAGGCGTTGTGGTGGGATCGTTACGGATCCGGCGGCGAGGGAGTTCGGGGGAGACGCCCGACAGCATGGGACAACCCGCCGCAAAGGGTCGACGACCATACCGGGAGACTGGCGCCAACGTGGGAGACGGCAAGGGGCAGACATGAGGACGATCGCTATTCGGACCCGCCGCGGAGGATCGACGCGTCGGAACGGCGTGCGGCCATCGCACAACCACCGGCGCCGGCGGTAGCGTCAATACCGCGATTAGGGTTTGGCGACGATTCTTCAATTCATGGGCCACAACAGGCAACCCAACCTGGTGCATCTTCAGGGGCCAGATACACGGTCAAGGGCGACGGGGATCGCGGCAAGCAGCCATCAGCTTCCGTCGCCATCGAGGCCCCTTCATCCTCGACCACTGACCTATTGCTTCAAGCCAAAGACCTCTCTGTTGTCATCGCCGAGTCCAAGCAGCCTATCCTCAAAGAGGTTAATCTTACCGTCCGCCATGGAGAGGTTCATGCTGTGATGGGGAAGAACGACTCAGGGAAAAGTACATTTGCAAAGGCCCTTGCTGGTCATCCAGATTATGAGGTTACAGGAGGAAGTGTAATGTACAAAGGGTTTGATCTGCGTGAGATGGAATCTGAGGAAAGAGCTACTGTTGGATTATTTATGAGCTTTCAATCATCAGTTGAAATTCCAGGTGTAAGCAATATTGACTTCTTAAATATGGCTTACAATGCTAGGAGGAGGGAACTTGGATTACCAGAGCTTGGTCCAATTGAGTTTTATGGCTACGTGGCACCTAAGCTTGAGCTCATCAATATGAAGACCGATTTTTTAAACAGATATGTGAATGAAGGTTTCAGCGGTGGAGAAAAAAGGCGCAATGACACGTCATGTTTGAGCACTCTTGGAAGCATGGacaagcttttcgttttgggaTGGAATTTTGCCGCCCACATTGGGTGTCCTTTGTTGTTTAATGATGGAGGAGATGAAGTGAGACGTTTAGttgttcggtgtgtgtttgatccaggaggagatgtCTCGCCAAAGTCGGCTTTCAACTCTCTTCGTtgcttcgtggtttccaccttgaggacaaggtggattttaaccgtgggggagttgatacgatcctaTATCTTATtatatcttttgattcaccaaatc
- the LOC121800977 gene encoding protein IQ-DOMAIN 19-like, which produces MGKTGRWLRNILTTKKEKVKEREIDQISGTDHRPSSPISSSTTTPKEKRRWSFRRSSASAPPKHHDPIPIENEPALPTPPTDHKAEEEAAAATKIQAVFRGYLARKALNALRGLVKLQALVRGHLVRKQATATLRCMKALVAVQTRARAQRLKMAAQDSQFLDQTNYTHRISTHDNMFRNSNYQDFGLEENVKIVEMDQGDYKPTTRARNSYSNHTWSKQDHHESDITSSLATAESSPLQCYSAVLSKAEEARLPFSYPRSEYAESLCNDCPGYMANTQSSRAKVRSHSAPRQRPPEGPPVLESRRRPSIEGRNVPRAVRMQRSSSHVAPYPWSVKLDRSSVSLKDSECGSSSTVLTNTNYCRSLVGFEVHGGRY; this is translated from the exons atgggGAAAACAGGAAGATGGCTAAGAAACATCTTGACTACCAAGAAAGAAAAggtaaaagagagagaaatcgaCCAAATCTCAGGCACCGACCACCGCCCCTCATCTCCCatctcctcctccaccaccactcCTAAAGAGAAGCGCCGCTGGAGCTTCCGCcgctcctccgcctccgccccgCCCAAGCACCACGATCCCATCCCAATCGAAAATGAACCCGCATTGCCCACCCCGCCCACCGATCACAAGGCCGAGGAAGAGGCCGCGGCCGCGACCAAGATCCAAGCTGTTTTTCGCGGCTATTTG GCGAGAAAAGCTTTGAATGCGTTGAGAGGATTGGTGAAGCTGCAGGCGTTGGTGAGGGGGCATTTGGTGAGGAAGCAAGCGACGGCGACGCTGCGGTGTATGAAGGCGCTGGTGGCCGTGCAGACCAGAGCCAGAGCCCAGAGGCTGAAGATGGCTGCTCAAGATTCCCAATTTCTTGATCAAACCAACTATACTCACAGAATATCTACCCATGATAATATGTTTAGGAATTCCAACTATCAA GATTTCGGGCTGGAAGAGAACGTGAAGATCGTGGAGATGGATCAAGGCGACTACAAGCCCACAACAAGAGCCCGAAACAGCTACTCAAACCACACGTGGAGCAAGCAAGATCATCACGAGTCAGACATAACAAGCTCGCTAGCGACGGCAGAGAGCAGCCCCCTGCAGTGCTACTCGGCCGTCCTATCCAAGGCCGAGGAGGCCCGCCTCCCGTTCTCATACCCGAGGTCAGAGTACGCAGAGTCCCTCTGCAATGACTGCCCCGGCTACATGGCCAACACGCAGTCGTCTAGGGCTAAAGTCCGGTCCCACAGCGCCCCCAGGCAGAGGCCCCCTGAGGGCCCCCCTGTGCTGGAGAGCAggcggcgcccctccatagaggGGCGCAACGTGCCTAGGGCGGTCAGGATGCAGAGGTCGTCGTCGCACGTGGCTCCCTATCCTTGGTCAGTGAAGCTTGATAGATCATCAGTTTCACTCAAGGATAGTGAGTGTGGATCATCCAGCACTGTGCTTACTAACACCAACTATTGTAGATCATTGGTTGGATTTGAG GTGCATGGAGGTAGGTATTGA
- the LOC121804958 gene encoding slit homolog 2 protein-like isoform X2, translating to MATATVVFLAITLALGSACASANFTFPFISSFGDEACKTNICGKGSCVPWNNSVFGFECQCQQGWKQSRPENDQFFKFLPCVVPNCNVSFNCDMPPAPAPAPNLKNANQSVFDPCSWTDCGGGSCNNTSMFTHSCTCEEAYYNLFNSSSFPCYKECAMRGDCPNLGIAMGNLSNPTPSGPGSSSVVGDNSSHASSLIAFSWLITIVATLAPFLWNYT from the exons ATGGCTACAGCTACAGTTGTATTTCTTGCTATTACACTGGCTCTGGgatctgcctgcgcctccgccAACTTCACCTTCCCATTTATCTCCTCATTTG GTGATGAAGCTTGCAAAACAAATATTTGTGGAAAGGGGAGCTGCGTGCCTTGGAATAATAGTGTTTTCGGATTCGAGTGTCAATGCCAGCAAGGCTGGAAACAGTCTCGCCCTGAGAATGATCAGTTCTTCAAGTTCCTGCCTTGCGTCGTTCCCAACT GTAATGTCAGTTTCAACTGTGATATGCCTCCTGCTCCTGCTCCTGCACCCAATCTCAAGAATGCAAACCAATCAGTCTTTGATC CCTGCTCGTGGACTGATTGCGGAGGGGGCTCGTGCAACAACACCTCCATGTTCACACACTCATGTACGTGCGAGGAGGCCTACTACAACTTGTTCAATTCCTCTTCCTTTCCGTGCTACAAAGAAT GCGCAATGAGAGGGGACTGCCCGAATCTGGGAATCGCCATGGGGAATTTATCAAATCCGACACCCTCGGGGCCAGGAAGCTCCAGTGTTGTTGGAGACAATTCAAGCCACG CATCAAGCTTGATCGCCTTCAGTTGGCTGATTACCATAGTGGCAACATTAGCTCCATTTCTGTGGAACTACACTTGA
- the LOC121804958 gene encoding slit homolog 2 protein-like isoform X1, whose product MATATVVFLAITLALGSACASANFTFPFISSFGDEACKTNICGKGSCVPWNNSVFGFECQCQQGWKQSRPENDQFFKFLPCVVPNCNVSFNCDMPPAPAPAPNLKNANQSVFDPCSWTDCGGGSCNNTSMFTHSCTCEEAYYNLFNSSSFPCYKECAMRGDCPNLGIAMGNLSNPTPSGPGSSSVVGDNSSHAASSLIAFSWLITIVATLAPFLWNYT is encoded by the exons ATGGCTACAGCTACAGTTGTATTTCTTGCTATTACACTGGCTCTGGgatctgcctgcgcctccgccAACTTCACCTTCCCATTTATCTCCTCATTTG GTGATGAAGCTTGCAAAACAAATATTTGTGGAAAGGGGAGCTGCGTGCCTTGGAATAATAGTGTTTTCGGATTCGAGTGTCAATGCCAGCAAGGCTGGAAACAGTCTCGCCCTGAGAATGATCAGTTCTTCAAGTTCCTGCCTTGCGTCGTTCCCAACT GTAATGTCAGTTTCAACTGTGATATGCCTCCTGCTCCTGCTCCTGCACCCAATCTCAAGAATGCAAACCAATCAGTCTTTGATC CCTGCTCGTGGACTGATTGCGGAGGGGGCTCGTGCAACAACACCTCCATGTTCACACACTCATGTACGTGCGAGGAGGCCTACTACAACTTGTTCAATTCCTCTTCCTTTCCGTGCTACAAAGAAT GCGCAATGAGAGGGGACTGCCCGAATCTGGGAATCGCCATGGGGAATTTATCAAATCCGACACCCTCGGGGCCAGGAAGCTCCAGTGTTGTTGGAGACAATTCAAGCCACG CAGCATCAAGCTTGATCGCCTTCAGTTGGCTGATTACCATAGTGGCAACATTAGCTCCATTTCTGTGGAACTACACTTGA
- the LOC121794108 gene encoding protein SLOW GREEN 1, chloroplastic-like, whose translation MNSTLSASAPLSPSPLSAQSPTATAPILLPASIISSHKKNFAIKASFSSSTNPSPPNQQIPFIPHLKAAACAVVIAAATFSKFHSPARAELPKPSETITATVGREDIQQEEDDIAANSPLTQLLESSSEAIDALKKLLQEKLDAGEDGESLSILRKLSAAQPENQEWKFMIARLLSEIGRIEEAREAFEEILSRNPLNFEALFENALLMDRSGEREEVMRRLQKALGVAESEMKAKEARDVRLIMAQMQFLHKDVEEALRSYDELAMEDPSDFRPYFCKGMIYSLLDKNDEAKQQFAKYKQLSPKNFEVEGYLRSPLSRMKLFGTDEAN comes from the coding sequence ATGAACTCCACTCTCTCAGCCTCCGCTCCTCTATCTCCGTCGCCTCTCTCCGCCCAGAGCCCCACCGCGACCGCCCCCATTCTCCTCCCCGCCTCCATCATATCCTCACACAAGAAGAATTTCGCTATCAAagcctccttctcctcctcaaccaacccCTCTCCACCCAATCAGCAGATCCCCTTCATTCCCCATCTGAAGGCCGCCGCCTGCGCCGTCGTAATCGCTGCCGCGACATTCTCGAAGTTCCATTCCCCAGCCAGGGCGGAGCTTCCGAAGCCATCCGAAACCATAACTGCAACCGTAGGCCGCGAAGACATCCAACAGGAAGAAGACGACATCGCCGCGAATTCACCTCTGACGCAGCTCCTAGAATCCAGCTCCGAAGCGATCGACGCGCTGAAGAAGCTGCTCCAGGAGAAGCTCGACGCCGGCGAGGACGGCGAGAGCCTCTCGATCCTACGGAAGCTCTCCGCCGCGCAGCCGGAAAATCAGGAGTGGAAGTTCATGATCGCGAGGCTCCTGAGCGAGATCGGGAGAATCGAAGAGGCGCGCGAGGCGTTTGAGGAGATTCTATCGCGAAATCCGCTCAATTTCGAGGCTCTGTTTGAAAACGCATTGCTGATGGATCGATCAGGGGAGAGGGAGGAGGTGATGCGGCGGCTGCAGAAGGCGCTAGGGGTGGCGGAGAGCGAGATGAAGGCGAAGGAGGCGAGAGACGTGAGGCTTATCATGGCGCAGATGCAGTTCCTTCACAAGGATGTGGAGGAGGCGCTGCGGAGCTACGATGAGCTGGCGATGGAGGATCCCTCCGATTTCCGCCCCTATTTCTGTAAAGGTATGATTTACAGCTTGCTGGATAAGAACGACGAGGCAAAGCAGCAATTCGCCAAGTATAAACAGCTTTCCCCCAAAAATTTTGAAGTGGAAGGCTATCTCCGGTCGCCATTGTCGAGAATGAAGCTTTTTGGTACGGATGAGGCCAATTAA